The genomic segment GTCTTTGTAaccagacaaaatgtgaaaataagtttaaatgGTGGGAACTTTCACACGGTATTGCATACGTGGTaggaatgtaaataaaaatgaaacagtgagtcttatttgagaaatatgtttttgtcgGAGTGACAGCAAAAAGGGGAAGAGAGATGGATGACGGAGAATTCCGCTGAGCCTCCCCGTCACCGCAAGCTGTCCCCTCAGGGTTTGCGTTTAAAGCTGCAACAAAGTGTACGACTTACTGAGCTCGCCTGGGTTCATCTGTCTGCCCACGACAACATTTCCAGCAGAAATCAACGTTATCCAACCAGCAGCACGGATTTCTATCACGACAACCACCAGGACTCATCGGGTTACTCTCCTATTAGAATGATTATATCACATGCTGGTCTGAGGATAAATAAGTTGAGGAAACCCAACACCAGACTAACATATTAACTTTCCACAGCACCACCACCGACGCAGCACGGTCACTGGTATCCCCCGCAAACCTTTCAGCTTATTAACACGGTATAGTTAATTATCAGAAACATGGTATCCATCCACGCGTTCTGCTTTCTCCTGGCTGCCTGCGCTGCTTTAATTTAACCCAGCAGGACCAGTGAATGCGACAACAACCTCATTAGCAGACTTCctgagggttaaaaaaaaaaagccccaatATTCTCAGCATTGTGCCCGTTTGCCCACGTAGGCGCACGCGCCGCGTTAATGTTGCCTTCTCGCCGAAAGAACTTACCTAAATCATCCATGTTGGACGCCGGAAATGGTTCCAGCGATGAGTACCGGACCGGTCCCTCTCTCTGACGGACACAGCTGGACTACAAAGGTGCCGACTCGGCTCCGACAGGACGCAGAAATCTCCCCCGGATGAAAATGTATCCAGCTGGACGCAGTGAAGTTTTCAAGTCCTcttgctcctcctcctccttctgctgctgctcgaCGAGCCTCCAACAgactcaaaaacacacacacacacccgcacacacacacacacacacaaccggctgcaccccccccccccacctccacacacaccGCAGGAGTCCTCTACGGTCCACATCCAGCCCCCCTGCTGCTCCCGCAGACACAACGCAGAGGGGACAGCGGCACCTAGGGGCGCAGAGAGGTACTCGGCTCAAGAGTGAGGTATGCGGTGCTTGTTATTCATCATTCATGGGggtttcacattttaacacgTTTTAATCACAAACGTCGGTATATTTTAAcgatattttatgtgataaactcACCATAGCGCCTAATTATGAGGTGAAAGGCAGCGGATACTGGGTTTAGCTGCATTAACCCCCTTTTATTCTAGGGTAATGAAATACTTTATAATCAGAAGTTTGTAAAGCCACCTTTTGGTGCAAATACAGCTGAAAGTCATTTGAGTTTTTCAAACACACTATTTTTCCTCGAGATCCTCCACAGAATAATTCAGGTTCAGTCAGGCTGGTTGAAGAGCATTATGTAAAACATCAGCTGTTAAATTTTGCAACACACTCTCTGTTTGAatttggtctggactttgactggaccatttcaACACCCTACTATTGCTGTACTGACATTGGTAGCTAGCTAAGCATCTTCCCATGAACATTTCCCAGTATTTCTTTCCTCACAGAAGAAAATCATTTCCTTGTTTGTTTCACTGCAAGGTGATTTATGTAGTGCTAGTTTTGCCCACATCGTATTTTCCATGTGGTccataaagttacatttttatctcaCCTGATCAGAGCACATttacttttacacatttgctGCATCTTTAATCAAAAGTTGACATTTCTAAGTCGTTGAGTTAGAGATATGAACAGAAATGTCCCTTGAGGTTTCCATTGTGGGAGAGCAAGAGGTTCAATCTCCAACCGTAATCTTCCTTTTCTGCACTTTCCTTTTGAGAAGTTTCTAAATGAGCAAATATATAACTTGTGCAGGTataatttaatgcattttcaactaaaatgagaaagaaattaCGACTATTTGAAATAAGGTATGTGCGGGGAATATGAGAGGCTTGGAGGTGCAGAACAGATTCAGAGAGTCAACTAATAATGATGTTCTGAGAGAACAAACTCCATAAGCTACTCCTGCATAAAAGGTAACCTAGATTTTGAACGTGTGCTTCTCGAAGTAAGCTGAAAACCCCCACCcaactttttaaatagttggtGAAACCCAATAATTCATGATCTATTTCTTCTAATGAGAAGATGTGCTTAAGGAAGGAAACTCAGCATAACCTTCAATTACTTCTTCTTAAAGCAATGAATCCGGGTCTTCCCCCAGCCTATGCTCAAGGGAATGTAGAGGCGGCAGCTAAAAGTTACAGAGAATACTCTGTGCAGTGTAGCTTTCTGACATATTTCTAGGCAAAAAgtagaaatgtgtgttttttctctttttttgcacattcaaatgtgtaagtaaataaatactgtttctgttttgacagTTTCTTCTGTGCTGGTAAAGGCCTGTACATCGAACCAGTTGAATGAATGGTTGTGAAGTCAACaagttatatttagatttttgaaaAGATCACATCTCTAAATTTAGACATAGATTGAAACCACAACCCAAAAGTGATCATGTGCATGAGTGTCCTGTTTAATACTGTGTACACAGCATTTATTGTAACAGAGCTCATAAAAGTCGCCATCAGAATCATTAAGCTAGAAGCAATCCAAGAGAAGAGAGAACAGCAGGACTTTTGCTCTTCCACAGGAGTAATGCACTACTGCATGTAGCCACAAGATGGCAGTGCAGTAGTTGTAAAAATAATCACGCCGTGATTTACCGGGTGCTTTATGCTTGGAAACATATATCtgattaaaataagaaagaatgGAAACAACCTTCTTTGCAAGAAGGAGCAAAGCAATGCTGGACGTACTTTCAAATTCAGCCTCACTGAATCATTTATTTGAACTAATTACTAACTAGAGTCTCAACCAAAACCACCACAAGCAAAGGTTCCTCGTTCACAGCAGTTGGAatgtggtaaaaatgttttctggctAACTCCAACAAGCTGCCATTAAATAGACTCACTCTGCACAAAGAGAAGCTTCTAACAACAAACCCATCCATTATCTCTCATGGATGAACTCTAAATCCACTTAGGGACTGCATTAGATGTCAATACGAACCTCTAGTTGCACCATCAGCACAGTAAATAATGGTTATTCTGAGAAGCGGTTGTTGTAGTATTGTATATTTAATTAATGTAGACAGTTACGTTCACAGGTTTAATATGGCTACAAGTTATTTGATACATTTAATTAGATACTGAAGTATTTTGATGTTCTCCGTTTTATGTTCCCACTTGTTCGTGTCATATCATTTCAACCACCTGTAAATGTGGtttgtttattgatattttccTAAGGCATGAGGGGATTTTTGACCACATTATTATAAATATACAGATGacaacaaattttaatgttacGTATTCAGTTCTAACCTCACTTTTACTGCTTCTATATCTGTCCACCACCGCGCCGTGGTGAGAGGGTTACCACTGATCAGTCGCAGCCTTTCTGTGGGTTTGCTAATTTTCAACCTCAGTACTTTGGTTTTCTCCCACAGAAGAATGTGCTTGTAACTGGATGTCGGAGCTATACCTAACTTGGCCAGTTTAACACACGTTGTGTGCTTTGATCCAAGCGTCCATCACAGCGCTTGTTGTTTGTTTACTAGTGTTGTTCTGCAGGAACCTTTGTCAAAGTCTTCTGCATCACCTATTTTGCTACTTGCCTTTTAAATAATGAGCAGActatttgtgaaacattttgtgaCTTATCTGAGAAAGGTATAAGTAACATTTACTTACTTTGGTAAAAGGTTTCTTTAGAGTCTTTTTCTTCCAGTAAGTAAATTGAAAATGCatcatgtaacattttattccaaGATTTTTTTGTGCGTTTACTTCGGAGCCGTGtccattgtgtttctgtgtattaGTTAGGACCTGCCGTCAGCCGCCATTTAATCAGCATAAGTTATTTGTGCTTCCTGTTTTGGATTTGTCCTGCTGTTCAGTCTGAAAATATATAGGAATTGCATTTCCAACATAGAGTGGATCCTAAGGAGCGTTATTTACTAGCGTGCAGTAATCCGTGAAGAGTtttgaattattaataaaaacagacgTTTCTTATCCTGCCAGAAACCCAGAGACACTCATATCAAGTCCAGTTCCATGTGACTTTACACAAAGCAGACCTGATTAAGCCTCAGAGCCACCGCCCAAGGCGTCCATGCTTTAATCTgaatataaaaatttttttttttttctctccctttctttGCAGAATGTCaaatgtttaaacacaaaatgtgatcTAAACCCTCATCCATCGCCAAAAGAGCGTGGTGCCTGAGGCTCCTTCACCATCAACTTCAGCTGGAACAGCCAGAGATTTCACAACAATGCACTACAGCAGTAGGTCTGACAAGTCAGACAGATGAAGACGGTGTCATCCATTCGTGAGCTTAGAGTCGTCACAGCAGCTCAACTCCAAAATAACAACAGGCCTTTGTGTGAGTAAAGTCTTGTGTCTCAGCAGTCACATATTCCACTATGCAGTACATTTCCACACTGTACGTTTCTAATTTCAAGTGTGGTCTCTGGATTCAGCTCTCTGGGACTTAAGATGAACAGAAAAGCTGCTATTCCCAAGTTCACCTCTAAATCTGTCACTAACAGGAGCTTCTGGTATAGTCATTTATGAAGCACAGGTGTTACAAACACAGACTGGTAGCTGTGTTTacatatgtttattttttacatgcatACACTTCATttagtgctttgcaaaaatatgcacACCCCTTAAACTTGTCCCCAAGTTACAACAAACAATCATTTTTGGTAAttagtgccatttttttcccagCTCAGGAAAAGCATCTCtactgcatgatgctgccactaccattcGCCACAGTGGGGGTGGTATGTTCAGGCTAACTCATTAGGAGGCTTCTGAAGGAAGCTGTTTGCTCTCAGGGGTATCAAAGTAAAGGGTGAAATGCatgacacacttttcagatttttatttggaaaaaaacaaaaaaaaacctaactttgaaaataattttcttcctgtttgcaCTATTATGTACGATTGTGTTGGTATGCCAATAAAACTGACGTTTGTAGTGGGAACATGGCAAACAGTGGAAAAGATCAAGGGATGCGAATAAGTTTGAAGGCACTGTAAAACAGACAATAGTAGCTTTTGGTCTACAAAATTAGGATAAAAATATGataattaatctcaaaaatatataccggaaataaaacagagcaaaaatatCGTATTGCAATTAAACTCTTAGctgtctgtatttgtttttgttttgaggaaaatattttggaagcattgtttttttttagtctgaCTGTACAGGAAGAATAAAGCTAATATAAGCAAAAAGCTTTCAGTTCTCACTTTTAGCCTATAGatttactgaagaaaaaaaaaaacaagatgaaaaagGTTCACTCTTGGTCTTTTTCCTCTCCGTGAGTAATGATGTGCACCAGGTTCTTGTAGTCCAGGTTTCCAGCCACATCAGGGGGGAAGGCGGTAAACATCTGCTCCATCTAACCAACCAAACACACGAGAACGCCTCGTCACGCGACATGCATCAAAAGCTGGGATGATTCACCACcgtttcttcatttttgtttcttttttcattattctggaagaaaatgtgCCTGACGTGGACACGTGCGACCGTCATAATGACGTTCATTCTTTTTCAGAGTCACCCACTCGCACCCAGTAATCGGCAATAATGGCGACAATTAGTGTAAAACTCCACAATGTACCTCTTCAGAGGAGAATCGGTCGGCCTGCGTTGTTAGCATCTGTGTCacgctggaaaaaaaaagaaaaaaaaaaaaaaaaagagtcttcAGAGCGACACGCATTGTGAACTGGGATGAACAACTGCAGCCAGAGTGTCATTAACAGTGAGAGGAAGCGAACGCAGCGTTGCTTTCAATGAATTTGCAAATTGCAAACTCATGTGGAGTTAGGAGTGAGTCCTCCAGACACTTACTAGTCTTTCTTCAGTATGCCTTTTCCCTCGGGGTCGAAGACTTTAAACGCATTGAGGATGGTCTCCTCTGGATCCGCACCTGGAGTCATTAAAGAAGCCATCAGCACTCCTCAAACACACTTacctttaattattatttagttGCTCTTTTCACAGTTAGAGAAGTAGGTCAGTGTGTCTGAAATGAGCTTCTGTTTCGCTGCTATAAGATTCATGATGTGTCAGCATGAACATCTGTTTCGGCTGAAGTtggtaaaattttttttacatattgctAATACTGGATTAACATTAAAAGCAGATATtaatttccatcttgttgctgcTTAGGTGTTCCAGGGTTGGCTATGTTGTGCAGGATTGTGGGGTTTTTAattgaagcagagaagcaatgtCAGTGGTGTCGAAaaggtggaaaaataaaaatatctgtaaatCTAACAGCGGATCCTGATGTCAAGGACAGCACTGCTGCTCAAGTTTTCTTCCTACAACTATTAGACTCTTGaatcaaagcagccaatcagtgaagcaattttgtttttgtgtgatgcCAAAAATGCAATTTCTTCATCCATAAAAGATCCTGAAGGAGTAACTTTGCGGTAAcgtctggtttgtttttcaacatGATGGTCCACTTTGGAGCCTACAGTGTGAACAGTATCAGCTTTATGCATGTGGTATTATTCTGAAGCCTGGATGTGGAGATGCTGACGTCCTCTGCTCTGACTGCAGTTGGCAAAATCTTCAAAAGCAACAGAATACGTTCCTAGATGCGTCACTGgtcccttttttaaaaagccacttTACTTTTATATCAGAATTACTCTGAATGGAAATGGTTTCCATCTCACTTCTGCAGCACATATTTAACACAGAACGATAACTTGGAGTAGCTTAGCCACTGTTTATGTTCTTACCTTTCAGCTTCTCACCAAACATTGTGAGGAAGACTGTGAAGTTGATGGGACCAGGAGCCTCTTTGAGCATGTCGTCGATCTCTTCCTGTTTCACATTCAGACGTCCTTTGGGAGCAAACACACTACATAATGAGCAGACGGATCGTCGGCACTTAAAGACTCATGTCCCTATGATCCTTGAACATGCTTGTCGACATACCAAGAGCAGCGAAGGTGTCCCTCAGATCATTCTTGTCAATAAAGCCATCTCTGTTCTGGTCCATGATTGTGAAGGCCTGAGGTCAGAGCAGGGAGAAAGCTTCATggctttagttttaaaaaaagcgATTGCTTCAAGCTATCTCTGTAACAGTAATGCTTAAACTCTGAATTTAAAcgcgttttcttttttctgaactGCATTCATAGATGAAGACTTAAGTATTTATAACTTGTAAGCCCACTTAGGATTGCGTGCGGCATCCAGGGCACGCGCAGCCGTTCATCTGCGGCCTAATCGCTGATGACACAGTCTGAATGTTTGGGCACCGCCGACCTTCATACCAACATACCGCGTGCTCCGCTGTTGCCAAGCCTGAGGCATGAAAATAGACAGGTGGGCATACTGAGGCCGTGAACAATAGAAACCGAAAGACAAGGAGGGAAAGTAGCTGGAGCTCTCGGTGTGTGTGAACTGTATTCAGGCTGTGCAGAGACGTTTGGGTTTTAGAGGGAATTGAATCATTCTGAGCAGCGCTCACCTCTTTGAATTCCTGGATCTGGGCCTGCTCGAACATGGAGAACACATTGGAGTTGGCTCCCTCCGCCGCCCTCTTCTTGGCTTTCTTGGGGGCCTTTTGGCACGAATAAAGAAAAAGCATAAACTAGATGCTTTTAAATACAGCACCTTAATCAGCTAAAAAGTGTCCTTAGAAGATCTCTTTAAGGATATAACAAGCACATTTTACACGCTTCCACTTGATAGCCAGTAAAGATTATGAATGAAAGGACAAAACTTATTCCACAATATAACAGAGTTACTTACCATCAGGTGTCCACTCTGACAGCAGCATCTCCGAAGCCAAGAAAACTCACCTGTCCTTACAGTAAGAAACATGTCACACATGCCGACTTACCATGGCTGAGCAGCTGGGATGTCAGACCGACAATGATGCCAGTGAACAATGGGGGCGATTGTGGGTGGCCTTTTTGTAGTCCCTGAGCCACAGCTCCACTGGATGATATTTATAAACTATGTCCTCTTTAGGAAGTGACAGGTAAATGACGCTTTATACAACACTTATAGTCCTGCGGGCTCTCAGACGAAAAACACAGCGCTAACATGACAAGCATCTCTCTATGCCGTCTAGATCGGCACAGGACAAAGAGATTGGAGGAACCAGTCTAGAACTACAAGAGCAGGAGGAAGTAACACGCTTGATCATTTTCCTTGTCTgaaaatttgatatttaaaagtttaataggATAAAACCTGCCGTAGTGTTTGTGATGCGGTTCAGTCTCTTTCTGCATAAATTACAGCAAAGGTGGACAGGAAGCAGTCAAACCTCCACTgaatgcatgaaaaaataagTCAGCTATATtgttttaaccctttcatgcatagagTGGACAGCtgtctaaaagccattttcttgtgcttcttgtggatttttatgttataaatgaagTGGACATTAATGcgtcataaaatataccatcaactgctggccatcagctgcaaatgcaagaaattattttagttaaatccaatatggccgaccGAGCCTTTCCCTCcctctactgtagacgactcttgcaggtaaaaaaaaaaaaattgtgacatcagataacccctaaagAACAaaactactgatgtatttttcaaataacaactttgtatttgaagaaaattacaattgatcacctaaaaaaagttttattaaaataaaaattttacactttttttccctaccttttttatgctttaagaaaaaaaaaacaaaaattggaaaaatatcCTGACATAAAgaatcataattcatgcataaaagggttcatcaaaaacatttgactttgacaaaaattgttttttttttagttcaacaTGTATTTGTCCAAGTCAGTGGATCTAAGACCTGATACCACTAGCACATTTCCATTGAATAAGTGTATTTGTCGTAGTtagatatttttatgaattatgcATATTTAGATAAAATTCACCTAAAAATCAACTTGtacacatttaattaaaatcattatatttcctatttttatttatttggttcaGATCCTTGTTTGTGGCAATCAGAAACCCtgatcaaaccaaaaataactaccagactgaagacttacTGATAGTaatggtgaaataataaatattatacaAAATCCAGTATTCAACATGTTGCTGAACTGAATGAAGAGTGAAATGCTGAGAGATGGGTTGTGTTTAGCAACTAGCCTACAAATCCCTCTGACTCTTGAACAACAGGTAAGCTGGGGATATTGATATCGCTGCCAGATCCAAATTCCTACCACAGATCTATCAGAACTTATTACTGGTTTACTACAGCCCTCTAAATGTCTTACTGGGAGTTCTTGAGAAGGTTCTGATAAATATGGAGACCTTTTTAGTTCTTGGTACTTATTAGCACTATGTCACAGTACACTTGCTTGTCTACATCTGTCAGTAATTGACACCAAAATGTCTTCTTAATACACACAGTGAAGAGTTGTGCCACAGGTCTAAgacttaaaattaaaacaaaactgctgtTTCTCCCTCAAGTTGTTAAAGTGCGGCGCTGCTACATTTATACGTTTCACCAGCTTTGTTTTCTGCTATAGATAAGACAGACGCTCTCGTTCTGCTGCATGAGGTGATCTGATTTTTgaacagctttttaaatgtttctatgcTTCGGCATCAACTTTAAAAACTCGtcttgaatacatttttttccaaaaagctcATTAGTTTGGACAATGTGTCAGAAAATACTGAGCTAGATTCCTAGATGGGGGGGGGAAAGAAGGTTCAAAGCGAAATTCATCTGAGAATCTACGCTTCAAGGATTTACACTTATTAAAGCTCTGACAACTTCCAGCCTGATGAAGGCTGAATTAGCCCTATGAAGTCACGGACTCTCACCAACAACATCATAATAGACTGATACAAGTACCAATCATTTTTGCTCCCTTTGGATAAAGGAATGAGATTCACCAGGTCATTACACGTAATTTACTGAGCTGACAGGACTGAGTTAGAGCCAAACTTGCTCACATTTCACACCAGCTTCTCCACATCACTGGTGTTGGCTTGCCTTTCTCCCCTAACACAGTCATGTAAATAGTGACACATTGTGCTTACTACAACCTGGATGCAGCGGCTGTGATTCAGTCATTAAAGAAACTATTGAgtgatgcattttgttttcatttccaaaaagacagtaaaaacacagcaagatagtaggttgtttttttttaatcaatgaaaATTGTACAATTCTTCTAATTGTACAGTCATTTTTTGAATATTTGGGTTGATGACATCAGAAAAGGTAACAactatggtgaaatgatgaatGGCCGGTATATCCCGGCATAAACTATCAAATTTTGAACCTGAAGTAGTCAGAGCAAGCAAAATGACAAAGATGCCTAATGATGAACACCTATTGTAACTTACCATTAAAGAGCAAAAAGCaataagaaaaatacagaaagataTACTCAAAAGAAATATTATCGGATGTCTTAAGGGGAAGCCAATCTTCATCTAAGGAGCAGTGTTGTTAGCATAGCAGAGCATTTGAAACAAAGCTCTGAGGATGTCATCGGCAGCAGGCGCGACATACTAAAGTGTGACACTGCCGACACTGAACACGTCCTTACAATGTGCCACGTCTCAATGCATCATTAGCAAGTCGTCCGGTGTCACTTGAGGCTCCGCCGGTCAAGAAAAGCGTCAGTGTGTGAAAATGAGCTAAGCGGGCCAGGGTTAGGAGGTGAGGCCACAGGTGTTTCGCCTATATAAAGCGAGGCGCTGAAAGGCCTTCGCACACTCGGGCCTCCCACTGTCGCATACACGCGACAGTGGATGAACCTCCTAGCAGCTGCCAAGCGGTATCATCTCACAGCGTGGCGCATGCAAGGAGGTCGGATTTAGACACGTTATTGTTAACCAAAGAGACACATGGGGTTGTTAAAACTTTCCTTCTGTACCCTCTTGGATCCGAGCAGCCACTGCAGCTACCGGGGCTGAAATGGCAAGCCATTGTCACATCGACTGAATGCTGAACACCTAAAAATAGAGCAGCCTCTGGAGCACAATGGGCCTGGACAAAATGGCCTTTTCACTGGCTGTCTTCAAGAGTCTGGAAGGCAGAAGTGAAGAGGGAAACGGCTCCTGCTCAAGACACTTTGGTCTTCTTTAGAAACacatatttaaatctaaatatcattgaaaagtacattttcatgTTAATTCAAAAGTGAAAGTCAGATTTATATAGAGTGACATATTTCAAGGTAATTTTAACCTACTATAAAGTATTTCCTTACTGTATAGATTTGGAAAAATGATTGCATCAGTGCAGGTTAGAATGGAGACAGACATCCTGTGGTTCTGCAACGCATCAACATCAGTAGATGCGTTAAAGTTTGCTGGCCAATCAAGGCGCCAAGTtgtgctggaaaatgaaatatgagccctaaaaaaaaaaaactcgtcAAAGGAGGGAAGCATGAACGGTTCTTAACTTTCCTGGTAGGTAGCTGAACTCACTTTGAAGCTCAGGCAACTTGATTCATAGAATCAAGTTCTAGGAGGGATAATATGCCCAAAAGTTATCCCTGTTGTGTATGCTTCTCTTacgtattttttttctttcctctcaactttccattaatatacCTGGAAACAGTACACAGAACATCCACCTTCGATAACCGTGGCCTTCTGTGGGCAACCCTCGTTGTGGACTGTGGTAAAGGCTGTCAGTTAGCCAACATTCAAGTTCCTCAGGACTGAGTTCGCCATAACTTTAATGTATTAGACCttcttttaaactttgttttattcaaattttctgaaaaactgattAACATTAAAGAATTATGTGTGTTTGAGTGTTATTAAGAGTTTGCTTTTTGAACAAATTACTGCAATAAACTAATTTCatatgatattctaatttacacAAGCACACTACAGACCAAAAGTTATGAAGCAACTTCAAGTCATGATCTGCTGCCTGATCAGACCGTTTCCACTGATAGACACAATTTACGCAACAGGAACCAAATGTTTATCAAACAGGAAAAGTCCCAAGCagtaaaaaaacatctaaacaaagaaaacaaaattatagtaagatttatttttgatggactaattgtttattttcagcctAAATAAACCAATCAACgtttgacatttttgtataaatctGAAGTTTCCAAACTTTAGGACTGTAAAGGAGAAGTGCTAAGTTGTTTTCCTGCAATTTAtgacagcaaaacacaaaaaacaacaatacgaATCATAAGTGAAAGACAATgattataatatttaatattctgtGACAAAATCTCTACAGGAAATGctaattaaacatttgttaGCAGACATCAATATCATATCCAGCATAAGAGCATTATGATCCGgaatatgtaaaacataaag from the Xiphophorus maculatus strain JP 163 A chromosome 20, X_maculatus-5.0-male, whole genome shotgun sequence genome contains:
- the LOC102235799 gene encoding myosin regulatory light chain 2, ventricular/cardiac muscle isoform isoform X2; translated protein: MAPKKAKKRAAEGANSNVFSMFEQAQIQEFKEAFTIMDQNRDGFIDKNDLRDTFAALGRLNVKQEEIDDMLKEAPGPINFTVFLTMFGEKLKGADPEETILNAFKVFDPEGKGILKKDYVTQMLTTQADRFSSEEMEQMFTAFPPDVAGNLDYKNLVHIITHGEEKDQE
- the LOC102235799 gene encoding myosin regulatory light chain 2, ventricular/cardiac muscle isoform isoform X1 gives rise to the protein MCDMFLTVRTGEFSWLRRCCCQSGHLMAPKKAKKRAAEGANSNVFSMFEQAQIQEFKEAFTIMDQNRDGFIDKNDLRDTFAALGRLNVKQEEIDDMLKEAPGPINFTVFLTMFGEKLKGADPEETILNAFKVFDPEGKGILKKDYVTQMLTTQADRFSSEEMEQMFTAFPPDVAGNLDYKNLVHIITHGEEKDQE